GAAGATCGAGCGCCCGGCGATAGGACCGGCGGGCGGCGTCGGGCTGGCTCGTGCGATCCTGCAGGACCGCCAGGTTGAACCAGTTCTGCGCCTCCTGCGGCTGCAGCTTCGTCAGTTTCTCGAAGTGCTCCAGAGCGCGCGGCTCATCCACGATCATCTGGCTGTAGATGAGGGCCAGATACTGGTGGGCAAGGGGGTCGTCTGGTCTTTGGGCGAGCGCGTCCTCAAAATACTTCAGCGCCACCCGCGGTTCGTCCCTGGAGAAATAGAAGATTCCCAGCTTGATGCCCGCGTCGGTCATCTCCGGCTTGAGGTGCAGGGCCTCTTTATAATATTGCTCGGCTTCCTTGTAGTTGCCCTTCTGCTCGGCAATTACGCCGAGGTTGTAGCGGGCCTCGGCATTGTCGGGATCGAGATTCAGGACATTGTCCTTGTAGATTTTCGCCGCCATGTCGGTCCAGCCCGACTGCAGCATGGCGTTGGCAATGTTGAGGTGCGCGTCACGGTCGTAGGCGTTGCGCTGGAAAAGCGTGGCGAACGCCGCGATCGCATTGCGGTTCTTGCCGGCCTCGGTAAGTGCCGTGCCCAGATTGTAGTAGGGACGGGACTTGATCCGTGATTTCTGCGCCGCGTCCGCCCAGAAGCGAATCGTGTCGGTCCAGACGAGCACGCGCTGGAGGCTCACGAACATCATCGCCAGAATGGCGAAGGCCAGTACCGGGCGGCTCCAGCGTTGCCAGAGTTCTGCGCGCCGAAGACGCACCCGGCCGCTCATCCGCACCAGCACGCTCGCCGACACCAGTGAGAGGCCCATGCCCGAGAGATAGAAACGGCGCTCGACGAAGACGTCTTCGAGCGCAATCACGCTCGTCGTGGGGAGCAGGCCCACCAGGCACCAGACCAGCCCCAGCGAGATCTCAGGATACTTCCTGCGCAGCAACCACGCCGCCCACAGCGTGATCGCTATGCCCATCACGCCGGCCAGCGCCCAGCCATTGGCAAACCCGCTCAGAATGAACGTGTCGTGGTCGCCGCTCTGGCTGATCGGAAAGATCCAGGTCAGCAGATAGAGCAGCGTAACAAACGCATTGGTCGCCATCGTCGGGAACAGCCCGCGCATCGTGTCGGGGTTTCCCAGGGTGCCAAAGGCCAGCAGGCGCAACACCAGCAGAGCGCCCACCAGGGCGAAGGCAAGGCCGAGCGCCACAAAGGTGCGCCGCCGCCAGGGCCGCGTCTGCCCCGGCACGAGCGCGATGACAAGCGCCGCCAGCAGCGGCGCGATCACGGCGACTTCCTTGCAGAGCACGCCCTTGAGAAAACTTGCCAGCGCAAGCATCCAGCAACCGAGCGTCACCTTCCAGTAGGTACTGGCCGGCAGCTCGGTCACTCTCGCCTGCTGCGCATCGGGTCCAACCTCTCCCTCGGGCTGGTAGCTCAACGGGATGAGGAACAACACAAGCGCAAGCAGCAGGTAACCGGTCGCCAGAATATCGGCGCGGCCCATCACATAGGCCACGGGCTCGGTCGTCATCGGGTGGAGGGCAAAGATCCCCGCGCCAAGGAAGGCCAGCGCGAGCTTGCCGCGAAAGCGCATCCCGAGCCGCTCGCCCAGTTGCAGCAGCATCCAGTAGAAAAGCGCCACGACGGCCAGGTGCGAGACCACATTGGCCGCGTGGAAGATCGCCGGGTTGGGCACGGATCCGCCCGAGAGGTTCAGGTCGCGCTTGAACGAGCGCATCGTTTCCTGCCGGAAGCGGAACTTCTCGGCATACTCGGCGACGGTGCCGCCCTCGATGAAGGACTCGTTGTTGACGATCATCTCCAGGTCGTCGAACAGGAACGGCGCCTCCAGGGTCGGCAGGTAGAGCAGCGCGCAAAGGCCCAACACCAGGAGCAGCGGCGTATACAGCAACACGTACCGCTCCCAGGGGCGGTAGGCGCTGACGGGCTCTGGCTCAGGGGCCGAATCGATGCTGGGCGCTTCTTCCATAGCTCTCTAAGTCGCTGATTATGCGTCAATAACGCGCCGGAACCAATGGGTTGGCTTGACTCATTTACCCTGCTCACTAACCTAGGGCTCTGGTTGCGCGGGGAGCGCCGGCATGTTGCGGCGATGTAGGGAGGGGCGATGGTCAAGGCCGCCAAGAAAAGCGGTTCCGGGCGCGTGAAGCGCTCCGGGAAATCCGCGGCCAAAACGGCGCCCAAACGCGCGAAGGCCAAAGCTTCCACCAAGACCGCGAAGAAGAAAGCGCCGACCAAAATAGCGAAGGCTGCTAAGCGCGTTCGCACCCCTGAAGAAGATTCCGGCGCCCTCGAACCCAAATACGAAAATCGACTGGTTCGCCTGTTTCAGCGCCCGATGCTCGATGGCGACAAGCTCGCTGCGGAGATCGACCGGCTTGCCGAAAAAGGCGGCCCCGCCGTCTACCCCAGCCTGCTGTTCCTGCTCTCACACCTGGAGTTCAAACCCGCCGAGGCGGAGCGTCACTGGCGCAAGATCCTCAAACACCACGAAGAGCTCAACAAGGATCTCAAGCGCCCGATCGACCTGCGCGTGGCGCTGCTCGATTACTTCGTCTCGCGCAATCGCAAGCTCAAGAACCCCAAGATTCTCGAGCTCAAGATCTACCGGCGCGCGCAGCAGGAAGCCCTCTCGGACGAGCTCACCGGGCTGGCCAACTTCCGCCACTTCGAAAAAGCGCTCGACCGCGAGCTCAAGCGTTCGAATCGTTACAGCGAACCGCTCTCGCTGCTCATTCTCGATGTCGACGACTTCAAGCACTACAACGATCGCAACGGCCACCTGGCCGGCAATCAGGTATTGCAGCAACTGGCGAAAATTCTAATCAAGGACGTGCGCGAGATCGACGTCGTCGCCCGTTACGGCGGCGAGGAATTCGCCGTCATCCTGCCCTCGACCAGCAAGCAGGGCGCGCTGCTCACCGCCGAGCGCATCCGGCGCTCGATCGAGCGGCACAATTTCCTGCATGGAAAGCACCAGCCCAAGCGCGCAGTCACCGTGAGCGGCGGGCTTGCCACCTTCCCGGTGGACGGCAAAACCCCCAAGGAACTGGTGGCCAAAGCCGACACCTCGCTCTACCGCGCCAAGAGCGATGGCAAGAACAACATCAAGGTATTCCTGAGCGAGACGCGCAACTTCACCCGCGTGGATGCGCACCTCATTGGCAAGTTCACCGTGCTGGCCCACAAGAACCAGGAGATCTCCACCCGGAATCTTTCCAAGAACGGCCTGCTCTTTGCCGCCAACAAGTCGATTCCCGTGGGATCGGACCTGAACATGAACATCAGGATTCCCCGTCACGGCTCGGTGAAGCTGCGCGCCCAGGTCGTCCGCGTGGAGCGCGTCAACCAGCGCCGCTACGACATCGGCGTCACCATCGTCCAGATGACCCAGAGTGACCGGAAGAAATTCGAAGCCCACGTCGACGAGATGATGGGCACGGAATAAACCCCCGATTGCCCCCCTCCCCTGTTTGAGATAGCGTTGCCCGCCGCCCCACCCGAAGGGCCGGGGCGGACATCCCGATTACTGGACCCGACAAACCATGCTGGACATCCGTCAGATTCGAGAAAACCCCGGCGCAGTCGTCGACGCGCTGGCCCGTCGCGGCGCCGACAAGGCCGAGCTGCAGGAGATCGTCGACACCCTGGTTTCGCTGGACGAACAGCGCCGCGCGCGCATGACGCAGACCCAGGAACTCGAAGCCGAGCGCAACGCGACTTCCAAACAGATCGGGCAGAAGAAGAAGGCCGGCGAAGACACTTCCGGGATCGAGGCGCGCGTGCGTGAGATCTCCGCGAAGATCAAAGAGCTGGGCGCCGAAGCGGAGGCCCTGGACGCCGAGCAGGAGGGCCTGCTGCTCACCCTGCCCAACCTGCCCCACGCGAACATTCCCGACGGCGCCGACGAGAGCGCCAACCCGGAGGTCCGCAAGTTCGGCACACCGCCGAGTTTTTCCTTTGAAGCCAAAGACCACGTCGAGATCGGCGAAAATCTGGGAATTCTGGACTTCGAGCGCGGCGCGAAAATCTCCGGCGCCCGCTTCACCGTGCTGGTCGGTGCGGGCGCGCGCCTCGAGCGCGCGCTCATCAACTTCATGATGGACCTGCACGCGCGCGAGCACGGCTACAAGGAGTGCTGGCCCCCGGTGATCGTGAGCGAGGCCTCCCCGCTGGGGACGGGCCAGCTCCCCAAGTTCGCCGTGGACATGTTCGCCGTAGGACTGACGCCCGATGAAGTGGAGCGGGAAAAGGCGGGCGAAGCGATCCCGCGCCGCTACCTCATCCCGACGGCGGAAGTCCCGGTGACCAACCTGCACCGCGACGAGGTGCTCTCCGCCGACGATCTGCCCATCCGTTATGTCGCTTACTCTGCCTGCTTCCGCAGCGAGGCGGGCTCCTACGGCAAGGACGTGCGCGGTCTGATCCGCCAGCACCAGTTCGACAAAGTCGAGCTTGTCCAGTTCGCCCACCCCGAGAAATCCTACGAAGTGTTGGAGCAGCTCACCGCCAGCGCCGAGGAAGTTTTGAAGCGCCTCGAGCTCCCCTACCGCGTCGTGGAGCTCTGCGCTGGTGACATCGGCTTTTCAGCGGCCAAGACTTACGACCTCGAAGTCTGGCTTCCCGGGCAGAGCGCGTATCGCGAAATCAGTTCCTGTTCGAACTTCGAAGACTTCCAGGCGCGACGTGCGCGCATCCGCTTCAAGGAAAAGGGCGGCAAACCCCGGCTCATTCATACCCTGAACGGATCGGGCCTGGCAGTGGGCCGCACGCTGGTCGCGATTCTCGAGAACTTCCAGCAGGAAGACGGCAGCGTCGTGATTCCCAAGGCGCTTCGCCCCTACATGGGCGGCGACGAGTGGATTCGCGCCGAGCGTTGATGGATACCGTGAGCGCGCCCGAGCTGCACATCGTCCTGGTCAACCCGCTGATCCCGCAGAACACGGGCAACATTGCGCGCCTGAGCGCGGCGACGCAGGCCACGCTGCACCTAGTTCACCCGCTGGGATTCGAGATCACCGAAAGCCGCGTGAAGCGCGCGGGGCTCGACTACTGGCCGTGGGTCAAACTGCAGGACCACGATTCCTTCGAAGAGTTCGAGACCTGGAAAGCGGCGCGCCACCCCGATGCGCCGATCTACTTTCTCTCCAAGAAAGCAGCGCACACCTACACCGACGTCGCCTACCAGCCCGGCAGCTTCCTGGTCTTCGGGCAGGAGACCAAGGGCCTTCCCGACGCCATCCTCGAAAAATACAGCGCGCAGACCCTGCGCATTCCCATGTTCTGCGAGAACGTGCGCAGCCTGAATCTCTCGAATTCCGTGGCAATTGTTGTCTATGAAGCGATCCGCCAGCTCGGCGGCGAGTAGCGGCTACGGGGCCTGCCGCGGGATTCCCGAAGCCGGGAAGGCCACCTCGCGCAGCTCACGAAGCAGCAGCGGCGGGTAGGGCTTGGCCAGCCGGTAACCCTTGCGGTTGCGCAGGATTTCCATCAACCCCTCGTGCGCGGCAACCCACTCGTCGTACGCATGCGCGACGCCCATGGTCATCGTCTGCAACATCGTGATCTCCAGCGGCCCCAGTTCCTTGCCGTGGGCGAACATCTGAACCGTCTGGCGTCGCACCAGTTCATGGGCGCCCCGCATCCGCTCCATCGAGCTGACGATGTTCTTCAGGTAATCGTGCGCTTTCTGGTCCTCGATGGAGGGCCCCACCGCCAGGCCCGAGAGGTCGAGTGACTTGGGCGAGGCAAACCACGGCGATTCGGCGCTCACGTCCATGTTGTAGTCGAGCACAATACGGCGATATTCCGAGAGCACCGGCAGCAGGGAGTCCCACATTTCCGGCGAGAGTCGAACGGGATCAGCGCCCTGCGCGGACGCGGGCGCCGCAACGGCCATGCAGAGCGCAAACACAATGGCGAATACGCGAAGCCCACAAAACCGGTTCAGGAATTCAAAACGCATCGCTTAGAGGTAGGCAATGAAGCAATCGCGCGTGAGGTGGCGGGGAGTCGCTGACTCGTCCTCCATCAACGCGGGACGTTTGTCGAACAGGCAGAGGGGGCCGCTGGCCTCATGGCCATCTGGGAAACGAACGCGAAGCTGCAACTGGAACACCAGCCGGTCGTCCAGCTTCTTCGCGACGCCGGCGTTCTTGGCATCCACCTTGAGGGCGTCGGAGCGCTCCTTGTCGAAGGGAAGCCAGTCGTATTCTTCGGCGGCTTCCTCGCCCGGCTCTTCGTCGGCGACAGCAACGGGCTCTTCATCCATGGCCACCGGCTCGTCGGCCGCTTCTTCGGCAACCGCTACCGGTTCTTCCTCGGCCATGCCAATGGGCTCTTCGGACTCGGAAGCCTCGTCCTCGGCCATGCCGATCGGCTCGTCTTCCTCCACGGGTTCCGGAGCGGATTCGGTCGCAGCAGCGAAATTCCCGGAGGGCCGCTCGGGCTGCTCGCTCGGATCGACCGGCATCATCACGACGTCACCGGCATCCGAGAGGGCCTGCTGGATCTCGTCGTCGCCGGCGATATCGATGAAGGCCTCGGCCTCCTCTTTCTCGCGGCGCACTTCCTTCACGTCGCCCTCGCTGACACGGCCGATGGCGCCCTCGCCCTGCGGCAGGACAGAAGCGGGCATTTCCTCGGCAGCCGAGCGGGTAACGATCTGCGATTCCGCGCCGGCCTCGCGCGCCAGGCGCTCGGCTTCT
This portion of the Chrysiogenia bacterium genome encodes:
- a CDS encoding tetratricopeptide repeat protein, yielding MEEAPSIDSAPEPEPVSAYRPWERYVLLYTPLLLVLGLCALLYLPTLEAPFLFDDLEMIVNNESFIEGGTVAEYAEKFRFRQETMRSFKRDLNLSGGSVPNPAIFHAANVVSHLAVVALFYWMLLQLGERLGMRFRGKLALAFLGAGIFALHPMTTEPVAYVMGRADILATGYLLLALVLFLIPLSYQPEGEVGPDAQQARVTELPASTYWKVTLGCWMLALASFLKGVLCKEVAVIAPLLAALVIALVPGQTRPWRRRTFVALGLAFALVGALLVLRLLAFGTLGNPDTMRGLFPTMATNAFVTLLYLLTWIFPISQSGDHDTFILSGFANGWALAGVMGIAITLWAAWLLRRKYPEISLGLVWCLVGLLPTTSVIALEDVFVERRFYLSGMGLSLVSASVLVRMSGRVRLRRAELWQRWSRPVLAFAILAMMFVSLQRVLVWTDTIRFWADAAQKSRIKSRPYYNLGTALTEAGKNRNAIAAFATLFQRNAYDRDAHLNIANAMLQSGWTDMAAKIYKDNVLNLDPDNAEARYNLGVIAEQKGNYKEAEQYYKEALHLKPEMTDAGIKLGIFYFSRDEPRVALKYFEDALAQRPDDPLAHQYLALIYSQMIVDEPRALEHFEKLTKLQPQEAQNWFNLAVLQDRTSQPDAARRSYRRALDLQPTHVPSMVNLGALLERLGHRVEACQLYNQAASLDPAQAQLVQSRCSDLSPPLDSAR
- a CDS encoding diguanylate cyclase, with product MVKAAKKSGSGRVKRSGKSAAKTAPKRAKAKASTKTAKKKAPTKIAKAAKRVRTPEEDSGALEPKYENRLVRLFQRPMLDGDKLAAEIDRLAEKGGPAVYPSLLFLLSHLEFKPAEAERHWRKILKHHEELNKDLKRPIDLRVALLDYFVSRNRKLKNPKILELKIYRRAQQEALSDELTGLANFRHFEKALDRELKRSNRYSEPLSLLILDVDDFKHYNDRNGHLAGNQVLQQLAKILIKDVREIDVVARYGGEEFAVILPSTSKQGALLTAERIRRSIERHNFLHGKHQPKRAVTVSGGLATFPVDGKTPKELVAKADTSLYRAKSDGKNNIKVFLSETRNFTRVDAHLIGKFTVLAHKNQEISTRNLSKNGLLFAANKSIPVGSDLNMNIRIPRHGSVKLRAQVVRVERVNQRRYDIGVTIVQMTQSDRKKFEAHVDEMMGTE
- the serS gene encoding serine--tRNA ligase, with amino-acid sequence MLDIRQIRENPGAVVDALARRGADKAELQEIVDTLVSLDEQRRARMTQTQELEAERNATSKQIGQKKKAGEDTSGIEARVREISAKIKELGAEAEALDAEQEGLLLTLPNLPHANIPDGADESANPEVRKFGTPPSFSFEAKDHVEIGENLGILDFERGAKISGARFTVLVGAGARLERALINFMMDLHAREHGYKECWPPVIVSEASPLGTGQLPKFAVDMFAVGLTPDEVEREKAGEAIPRRYLIPTAEVPVTNLHRDEVLSADDLPIRYVAYSACFRSEAGSYGKDVRGLIRQHQFDKVELVQFAHPEKSYEVLEQLTASAEEVLKRLELPYRVVELCAGDIGFSAAKTYDLEVWLPGQSAYREISSCSNFEDFQARRARIRFKEKGGKPRLIHTLNGSGLAVGRTLVAILENFQQEDGSVVIPKALRPYMGGDEWIRAER
- a CDS encoding tRNA (cytidine(34)-2'-O)-methyltransferase — encoded protein: MDTVSAPELHIVLVNPLIPQNTGNIARLSAATQATLHLVHPLGFEITESRVKRAGLDYWPWVKLQDHDSFEEFETWKAARHPDAPIYFLSKKAAHTYTDVAYQPGSFLVFGQETKGLPDAILEKYSAQTLRIPMFCENVRSLNLSNSVAIVVYEAIRQLGGE